The nucleotide window AAAGCAGACCAAGCAAATTCTTCCACTCCTGTTTATAACAATTCCACATCTAAATCTAGCAGCAACACATagtattttaaaaagtgaatgctGGCATGAAGGCAAGTGGCACACTGaatttgagttcaggactatagaaACCCTATTGATACAGGgcaattctatgattccatggagAAAAGGGAGAGTTTTTAGCTCTGCCTTTAATACTGCAGCTGATCACATGTACTGCATATGTTTGTCTGTAAAGGAAATGTGTAAGGGTTCTCCTTCAGCAGGATACCAGCACAATCAGATAATACACGTAGAGAGCTAGAGACTTGTGTAATTCCAGACTTACTGGGATTATAAAGCCTATCATCAGTGACAAATGGCCAGGAAGGCTGGGTTGATAGAGTCCAACCATATCTAAAGGGCTGCACATTGCCTAGCCCTGGcgcaattaaaccagaactaaaacATCTCTTCTGTGAATCCTGCAGAAGCAAcaatcccttcctcttccctctcttTTAACCAACACCTGAACACTGTCCTGGGAAACATAAAGATGGAAATTGTAGATGGGCAAACTTGGGAAGAGGCTGCTGGCTGCAAATGAACTTACTTTCTGCACAGGTAATGAATCTGTTTGAGGTGAACCTTTGCTTTGTTATTCCCAAAGCTCAGTTTGCAATCATTCCACCTCCAAAGCCTGTAATTGGTTTCCTCGGAAAGGAAGTAATCCTGCCATGTCAGCTAAAACCAAGAATATCAGACGGCACCCGCATCAGCATCCAGTGGATCTTCGTTAATTCCTCAGAAACAATTGATGTGAAGTCTTATGATAATCGAAATGGGATAGAAACACAGGATAACAGATATTGGGGTCGAACAGAACTCTCTCATACTGAGCTTAATAAAGGGAACATGTCTCTGCTTCTGAAGAACAGCCAGATCTCAGACCAAGGAAAATACATTTGTATGATCCACCTTGGAgactggtttgatgagatggTTGTTGAGTTGGTTTTGGCAGGTGAGTTGAACTATCATCAACATTATCATtattccaccccccaaaaaacccccagCATTGTGACAGGACTAATTAGGGCCTATGAGACCAATTAGGACCAGTTAGGAGTCACAGCAGGAGTTCAGCCTCCCCTCTCCACCTGAAGCACTTGTCAGGGAAGAGGACAATGTGGCTGGTCCCCAAACTGAGCAGTATGGTTCAGGAAGGAATAGTCTTTCCCTCAAAATGAACAAAAGTCAGATAAGCCAAATGCTTCATCGCAGCAGAACTTTCAATCCCCTTCTCTTGCTATAGTGCCCATCTCCAACCTCAGCACTGTAGCATTGTGCtaccggggggagggggggtcaGTGCTGGCTGCACAGCGAAGCTGCTCAGCCAGCTCACAATCTGAACTATCTGGAGGGAAAGGAGGTTTAATCTCTCCTCATGTGCTGCCTGGCGCCTCCTTTTTCTCTGCCTTGAAGGGGGCCTGATTTTTGTTCCTctggttttatgtctttctggAGTTTAACTTTTTACGAAATTCCCATGTTCCCATGGGAGGTTTTGAATGCTCAACCTTCATCATGAAgttcagggggaggggaagattgccttttttaaaaaatagaatgcaTAAATTCTTTTGGGGGAAATATATAACTTTAGCTGATCAATATTAAACATATATTAATCAATATAAAATGAACATGTATTAGAAAACAGCATATACATATAAAACAGAAATTTTATTCTAGCATGCATTTTCCCTCTTATGCTGGAACCACTACATTTTACCAGCTTTACATTCATATAAACACTATCACCTGTTTAGCAGTAAATAATCTACAGCATTTCTAAATAGTCTTAATGCTCTTTTAATATACCGTACATGGTTACTACACTCTATTGTGCACTTCTACATATTCTACAATGCAATAAATTCCTGCATAACTAGGAACTCATTCAAGTATTCAGAAAAACCTTTACTTTGTCTTTTTTGGCCCCTGGCATAGGTGGGACTGATACAAGAATTACAGGGACAAACTCACATGGGGTATGTCTAAAAGGGAATTGATTTCCGTTCCACCCTGTATTCACTGCATGCAAcattgtttccattccactgcatttCATGTTCAACCAAAAACTAAGTCACTCATCTTGCTGTCTGTGGGATTATGTGATTTaagtaattatgtaaattacattgtcattttGTAATTCCACCCATTCATGTCACTGCATCACAGTTCATTCCTACAAGTGTTTGTTAGGAGACAGTAGGTGATTTCCACATAGTGGATATGCAGTACCAGATTAATCACTTGGCCTTCAAAAACTCTTCCAAATATGGAGGCCTGTCCTTACCCAATCAAAGGAAGATCTTTTTCAGAGCTTTCTGGCTGATTTCAACTGCCACTGTCTTATCCTCTCCAATGAAATTCTTGGCATCATTACCATTACCATACACAGGGTTTCTAGATGAAGCCATGTCACTTGCACTGGTTTAAAAACAGGTTTAAGCTTGCAGGTATAGATGTGGCTTCTAAACACAGGAAAGTTGTTCAGAATTATTCTTGAtgatcttcaaatatttgaatgcAAAATTTGAAAAAATCTGTCAAGACATGTGCCTAAATGGATTAATGTACAATTATACTTTTAAATGATCAAAAGTAAATGCACAACCCAGTCAGGCAGTCAGATTTTTTGTAGCGAATGACCATTGCAATGTATtgaattcatttattatttattaaatttatatcctaccctaaaacaaaaacaaaacatatttaaaatcatattaaGAGTGCAGTGCAGAGTATAtcaatatatgttggctatagcacaggtacattcttaaactgcaaggttttttgcctattaacgaatttccctgctttttaatctgggagataagaaatgggatcctgagcatgtatgctgagaatggattgatcatctgcatgctttttgagttcagtgggatttactcccctgcaatcatgcttaggataggtgaaactggccacaggggatggagaggggaggaggggagagtagagggaaggaagaagggggaggggagcagaaggagggcgaggggtgaagggggagggaaggggcaaaagagagaTGATgcaaccctatggatagggttttcatggtaagtggtattcagaggtggtttaccattgccttcccctgagcctgagaggcagtgactggcccaaggtcacccagtgagcttcatggctgtgtggggattcgaatgcagatctcccaggtcgtagtcctaggttaggtaaaactaaccatgggagatgaggagggggagggggaaggaggggattggaaggggatgggggagggtaagggaggggtgaaggaagggagagggaaggggcaagagggaggggataggagggaggaggagggaagggcaggtttgatcatttgcatgctttttgagttcagtgggatttactcctgtgcaatcatgcttaggataggtgaaactgacctgaggaaggggtggggggggaggaagagggcaggaaggggaggggaggagattggggggggcactgggcagagggaaagcctctttattttccaaaaggaaaacattgtgaactgtatcattcttttttagtgtttcccccacctttttattctacagcaggcacatgtagcatcCCACCCaaatccctggccacatccacaccagactgttatttcactttaggcagtcatggcttctcccaaagaatcctgggaagtgtagttagtgaagggtgctgagagttgctaggagatgccctgtgtcactcaaagagcttcaatcagagtggctgactgttaaattgccctggccactggagcttagtcaggggaataggagtgtcttctcagcaccctacacaaaAGACACtacaggattctctgggggaagccatgactgtctcaagtgaaataaaggtttggcatggtgtgccccctgattaggcaagcccagcacctgtgagtctggcttttagaacactgatagttggttcttactgagcatgcctgagattatcattgagttcaagccaaaattgcttaaattaattaaaaatcagccaggtattttttaaaccttttaactgcaaaatatgaaggtcagagtatagggcaaggtcattaacaggattacaggtcctctgtgaacatggctgatttttaattaatttcaacagattatgagaactctgacaaaaaaaagtcaaaaaggggtcttttctctctctttttacactttcaactcttgattctctctgactgttttgtgtatcaccatgaaaatttagagggttgttaagcaagcattactgtgttcaggactataagggggttggactcgatggccttataggctccttccaactctactattctatgattctaagttttgtaagattttgtttcaaaatgagcttatgggaaggatcagaatggcaggaggggtattttcaatttaagattgcggaatgagaaaaatccatgctgactatagtatacagaaggagtaagatgatctttcaggtatcctggtctcaagctgtatagagctttgtacaccaaaacctgaaccttgaacttagctcggtagctaatgggcagccaatgtaaTGCATAAAACAAATAAGATAATTCAAgagtaaattaaacatacattttCAGAAATGCAAGTTGTCAAAAAGTTCCCCAAATGCACACTCTAGATCAGTGACCAGTTTACCCACTCTTGGTCCTTTGTAATACTCCATGAAAAGACCTTACCATGCAATTGCAACCATCCTCTTGTAGCTTTAAAATACTCTGCAAATTAGCTTTTAGAACTACATTTTAGAAATGTAgactgtaaaaaaagaaaagatggaaTTAGTATCATTCCTAATGCTTTGTCAGAGTACAGATATTCTATATAGGTTTTGTTCTACTTGGGGCAATGGGAGATTAATAACTGGTGTTATCTTTGTGCAGCAAAAGGAATAGAGCCCACCATTGCCTTGGTGAATTATAATGGTCAGGGGATTGATCTTACCTGTAGCTCGAAAGGTTGGTATCCAAAGCCCCAGGCTCTCTGGCTGGACAGTAATGGCAAAATCCGAAGGGAAGAGTCAGACACTACAAATGCAGAGACCACAGCAGGGAACTTCAGTGTTTCCAGTTCCATTACGAAAGAACCAGGAGTCGACAATGAAGTCTCTTGCAAAATCATCAGCCCAATGCTACAAATGGAGAGTGAATCCAGAATCCTGATCTCTGGTGAGTAGGGAGTATCCACTGCTCAGCTGAGAGGCAGGCAGAAAGGACACCATTGATTCACCCTTACTTGCTCAGCTCTACCTCCCTTCTGGCAGTGTATCCCCAAAGAGGGGCATTCAGGAGAATTGGAGGCAGTGGGGATGAGTGGCCAAGACAGCCCCTGTGTCATTGGGAGAGTTCtgattaaggttttgttttgtttgaaacctgaatattttttctcctggaGAAATAAGAAAATTAGCTAAGATTTTAATGTGTCTTTCAGATCCCTTTTATCCTGCCACTCCACCTTGGCTAGCACCCTACGTAGTCATTCTCCTCCTTTTCGTCTGTCTTGTTGCTGCTGTGACGTATACACTGGGACGTAAGTATTTCAGCTCTTATTTTGGTAATCTCATGAAATTGTAGACATGAAATATTATAGAAACTTCTTTTTTATGTGGGTCTGtaatttataaaaaaataagTGGTGTACTTCTGGATACAGAGAACAAATGCACACCAATTAAATCCATTCATGTTGACTATGATCACTGCTTAAACCAGCACAGTCACCCCAATCTAAGGACATTTGCTTGAAAGTAGGAGTAGATTTAAGCAGTTAGGATCATGTCCTGAACAGATAGTTGGCAGCTCATGGAAATAAAGTGAAATTTGCTTGTCCTGTTTAAGACTAAGGCACAACAGCAAAGGGTGTTGTTGATCAGGCAAAAGTAAAAGGCCAGACTCTTGGCCAATCAAGAGGCTTTGTACCATCTTCCACTCACGTGGGGTGATAATCTACAGTCCCCTTTTCCTCTTGTGCATGAAAAAAGACTCAGGATACAATATTCCTGGTTCAAACACAAGAGTCCTTGACGAGAGAAACCAGTGATGTTCATTGCTTGACTTCCCTCTCCCCTCAATATGTATAAACTGCCTAATTTTTATAATTTCCTATATTTTGTTTCAGAGAGTTATTTGAAGGTATCACAATACGGTAAGCAATTTGCAACAGTATATTTTATACATATCAATCTTTGTTTAAGGAAAATGGAGTTCACTGCAATGTTACAGGGGAGATTTGTAAAGGACCATAAATGGATTCTGTTGAATGTCTGTTTTTGTCTTAGCTGAAAGCAAAAGATAGAACAGGAGTGCTGCAATATTAACTTGAATGTTTTAAACCACTTTCTCTAGAGTACTTCTGTTGACTTGAATTGGGTATTCCAGAAATTTCTTCAGATACTGAGGAATCTGACCTAAAGCTGACAGTTCTAAAGGTTGCTTTGTACCCTTTCAATCAGACCTCACCTCTCCAGATTAATTTTGTTCAGTATTCAATTTACCATGAAATATTCTGAAAAACTAAagaattgtgttttttatttgcctGTTGTTATGCTTAtttgttggttttaaattgtatttgtatgtTGTCTGAATTAGTTTTATTCACACTTCATGCAAAGGAGCACCCTGCAGGATCTAATCCTGCCCAAtgtctgcccctccttcctgtgtGATAACCTCACACTCTGAAACAGCACACCATAGGATCAAATCCTCCTCTCTGCAGCTGTTGTGTGAAGGATCTGATCCTGCGGGGTGCTCCTTCAGGGGGCAGAGAGTTGGGAAGAAAGGAGAGGCAGGTATTAGGCACACAGAAGTAGAAGCC belongs to Rhineura floridana isolate rRhiFlo1 chromosome 11, rRhiFlo1.hap2, whole genome shotgun sequence and includes:
- the LOC133367154 gene encoding butyrophilin subfamily 3 member A2-like isoform X1, which produces MCSSSMAVCILIFLQVSHVLIITAQFAIIPPPKPVIGFLGKEVILPCQLKPRISDGTRISIQWIFVNSSETIDVKSYDNRNGIETQDNRYWGRTELSHTELNKGNMSLLLKNSQISDQGKYICMIHLGDWFDEMVVELVLAAKGIEPTIALVNYNGQGIDLTCSSKGWYPKPQALWLDSNGKIRREESDTTNAETTAGNFSVSSSITKEPGVDNEVSCKIISPMLQMESESRILISDPFYPATPPWLAPYVVILLLFVCLVAAVTYTLGQSYLKVSQYEKKKTETKNDQDHLIQAIETEKRTGKAMVAEQKKRSEQVRRKLEVRRAQSHAVAITLDSDYKHPDVVISKDKKSASFKAGTVVGAQIVVGKEGYTAGKHYWEVKVGDRLNWELGVLTQTERNKRSVKLLREGCWALRNVRGELFSNRDEKKIERKMDVPYSEIGLLLDQEANDCKISFYNARVEFLIFCIPIESTEKLHPFLSFDKTS
- the LOC133367154 gene encoding butyrophilin subfamily 3 member A3-like isoform X3, producing MCSSSMAVCILIFLQVSHVLIITAQFAIIPPPKPVIGFLGKEVILPCQLKPRISDGTRISIQWIFVNSSETIDVKSYDNRNGIETQDNRYWGRTELSHTELNKGNMSLLLKNSQISDQGKYICMIHLGDWFDEMVVELVLAAKGIEPTIALVNYNGQGIDLTCSSKGWYPKPQALWLDSNGKIRREESDTTNAETTAGNFSVSSSITKEPGVDNEVSCKIISPMLQMESESRILISDPFYPATPPWLAPYVVILLLFVCLVAAVTYTLGQSYLKVSQYEKKKTETKNETEKRTGKAMVAEQKKRSEQVRRKLEVRRAQSHAVAITLDSDYKHPDVVISKDKKSASFKAGTVVGAQIVVGKEGYTAGKHYWEVKVGDRLNWELGVLTQTERNKRSVKLLREGCWALRNVRGELFSNRDEKKIERKMDVPYSEIGLLLDQEANDCKISFYNARVEFLIFCIPIESTEKLHPFLSFDKTS
- the LOC133367154 gene encoding butyrophilin subfamily 3 member A2-like isoform X2, which codes for MCSSSMAVCILIFLQVSHVLIITAQFAIIPPPKPVIGFLGKEVILPCQLKPRISDGTRISIQWIFVNSSETIDVKSYDNRNGIETQDNRYWGRTELSHTELNKGNMSLLLKNSQISDQGKYICMIHLGDWFDEMVVELVLAAKGIEPTIALVNYNGQGIDLTCSSKGWYPKPQALWLDSNGKIRREESDTTNAETTAGNFSVSSSITKEPGVDNEVSCKIISPMLQMESESRILISDPFYPATPPWLAPYVVILLLFVCLVAAVTYTLGQSYLKVSQYEKKKTETKNDQDHLIQAIETEKRTGKAMVAEQKKRSEVRRAQSHAVAITLDSDYKHPDVVISKDKKSASFKAGTVVGAQIVVGKEGYTAGKHYWEVKVGDRLNWELGVLTQTERNKRSVKLLREGCWALRNVRGELFSNRDEKKIERKMDVPYSEIGLLLDQEANDCKISFYNARVEFLIFCIPIESTEKLHPFLSFDKTS
- the LOC133367154 gene encoding butyrophilin subfamily 3 member A3-like isoform X4, whose translation is MCSSSMAVCILIFLQVSHVLIITAQFAIIPPPKPVIGFLGKEVILPCQLKPRISDGTRISIQWIFVNSSETIDVKSYDNRNGIETQDNRYWGRTELSHTELNKGNMSLLLKNSQISDQGKYICMIHLGDWFDEMVVELVLAAKGIEPTIALVNYNGQGIDLTCSSKGWYPKPQALWLDSNGKIRREESDTTNAETTAGNFSVSSSITKEPGVDNEVSCKIISPMLQMESESRILISDPFYPATPPWLAPYVVILLLFVCLVAAVTYTLGQSYLKVSQYEKKKTETKNETEKRTGKAMVAEQKKRSEVRRAQSHAVAITLDSDYKHPDVVISKDKKSASFKAGTVVGAQIVVGKEGYTAGKHYWEVKVGDRLNWELGVLTQTERNKRSVKLLREGCWALRNVRGELFSNRDEKKIERKMDVPYSEIGLLLDQEANDCKISFYNARVEFLIFCIPIESTEKLHPFLSFDKTS